GATCAACGTGTCATTGCCTGCCGCACCCACGAGGCGGTCCGTGCCGTCGCCACCATTTAAGATGTCATCGCCACCTTGGCCGTTGAGACGGTCATTGCCGTCGCCACCATTGATAATGTCATTTTCGGTGCCGCCAAGTAGGAGGTCAGCTCCTTCTCCGCCATTGAGGGTGTCTTCACCCTCGCGGCCTTCAAGACGGTCGTTGCCGATGTTGCCAGTTAGAACATTCACACCTTCATCACCGCGCAAAATATCATTGCCGCTTGAGCCTGTGAGGTTTTCAAAGTTTGAAATGATATCTCCTTCAGCATCACCCCCGCGCGAGGCGCCGTTGAAGAGATTGACGATGACGGCTACCGCACTGCCTTCATGGCTCAACGTATCATTAC
The sequence above is drawn from the Hyphomicrobiales bacterium genome and encodes:
- a CDS encoding calcium-binding protein, which encodes NDTLSHEGSAVAVIVNLFNGASRGGDAEGDIISNFENLTGSSGNDILRGDEGVNVLTGNIGNDRLEGREGEDTLNGGEGADLLLGGTENDIINGGDGNDRLNGQGGDDILNGGDGTDRLVGAAGNDTLIAGEGENNVLDGGSGADILIGSSERDIIRGQSSRDTITGGGGNDALTGGFGPDTFIFNANDGGDVINDFEDNFDTIDFSSLGTDFASLTLTVIGGDDTLIDYGSGTIRLRDFDVIDLDAGDFDFV